In one Achromobacter spanius genomic region, the following are encoded:
- a CDS encoding DUF1501 domain-containing protein gives MKRSHDADRRAFLLRACALGATGAAAPLALNLAALGAAAAQSAPASYKALVCVFLYGGNDPYNTVVPYDTAAYRAYAAARGDIGLKRDSLHATVLRGKAPAADGAQFALAPALAPLAPLYESGQLAVLLNVGPLVTPTSKAEYISARVPLPPKLFSHNDQQAYWQALAPEGASSGWAGRLTDLFAGANAQRTFTGITAGGSTVLLAGRKVAGYRVGINGSTSIDLLGRDMYGSSACTALLRQLITQPREHLMEREMARIAAQSISADTKLRAALADVAVPGDFSSPLAQQLKIVARIIGARQALGARRQVFFVSQNGYDNHTGLNDTHPALLRELGQAMAAFQQALSSMGVADQVTTFTASEFGRTLGSNGNGSDHGWGSHHFVMGGAVKGGRYYGAHPEIALDGPGFVDNGRLLPTLAVDQLGAALGGWFGAGREELGMVFPNLRNFDVGGVGVMGGDV, from the coding sequence ATGAAGCGATCCCACGACGCAGACCGCCGCGCCTTTCTGTTGCGCGCCTGCGCGTTGGGCGCCACGGGCGCCGCCGCGCCGCTGGCTTTGAACCTGGCGGCCTTGGGCGCGGCGGCCGCGCAGTCCGCGCCAGCATCCTACAAGGCGCTGGTCTGCGTGTTCCTGTATGGCGGCAACGATCCCTACAACACCGTCGTGCCCTACGACACCGCCGCCTATCGCGCCTATGCCGCCGCGCGTGGCGATATCGGGTTGAAGCGAGATTCGCTGCACGCCACCGTCTTGCGCGGCAAAGCGCCCGCTGCTGACGGGGCGCAGTTCGCCCTGGCCCCCGCGCTGGCGCCGCTTGCGCCGCTGTATGAAAGCGGACAGCTGGCCGTGCTGCTCAACGTTGGGCCATTGGTCACGCCCACGTCCAAGGCGGAATACATCAGCGCGCGCGTGCCGCTGCCGCCAAAACTGTTTTCCCACAACGACCAGCAAGCCTACTGGCAGGCGCTGGCCCCCGAAGGTGCGTCGTCAGGCTGGGCGGGCCGGCTGACGGATCTGTTTGCCGGCGCCAACGCGCAGCGCACCTTCACGGGTATTACAGCGGGCGGCAGCACGGTGCTGCTGGCCGGGCGCAAGGTGGCGGGGTATCGGGTGGGCATCAATGGGTCCACGTCGATTGATCTGTTGGGCCGGGATATGTATGGCTCCAGCGCCTGCACCGCGCTGCTTCGGCAGTTGATCACGCAACCGCGTGAACACCTGATGGAACGCGAAATGGCGCGCATCGCCGCGCAGTCCATCAGCGCCGATACGAAATTGCGCGCGGCCCTGGCGGATGTCGCGGTGCCGGGAGATTTTTCGTCGCCCCTGGCGCAGCAGTTGAAGATCGTGGCGCGCATCATCGGCGCCCGCCAGGCTTTGGGCGCGAGGCGGCAGGTGTTTTTTGTGTCGCAGAATGGGTATGACAATCACACCGGATTGAATGACACGCACCCGGCGCTGCTGCGCGAGCTGGGGCAGGCGATGGCTGCGTTCCAGCAAGCGCTGTCGTCGATGGGCGTGGCGGATCAGGTCACCACCTTCACGGCGTCGGAGTTCGGACGCACGCTGGGTTCCAACGGCAACGGCTCGGACCACGGCTGGGGTTCACATCATTTCGTGATGGGCGGCGCGGTCAAGGGCGGCCGCTATTACGGCGCGCATCCAGAGATTGCGCTGGACGGCCCTGGGTTTGTGGATAACGGGCGCTTGTTGCCGACGTTGGCGGTGGACCAATTGGGGGCGGCGTTGGGAGGGTGGTTTGGCGCGGGGAGAGAGGAATTGGGGATGGTGTTTCCGAATTTGAGGAATTTTGATGTGGGTGGGGTGGGGGTGATGGGGGGGGATGTTTGA
- a CDS encoding IS256 family transposase, with translation MARNPKSTRQSSTSALPASAEQLLDELVTGPMTAEAVQDTFMLLKKALIERALGAELGRHLGYPAGGERPEDTTNQRNGKSSKTVLTDDGPLKLDIPRDRDGSFAPILIPKHARRFTGFDDKIIAMYARGMSVREIRAFLDEQYGTDVSPEFISSVTDEVMDEVQAWQNRPLEPMFPVVFFDALRVKIRDEGLVQNKAVYLALGVLPDGTREILGLWVETTEGAKFWMRVFNDLKTRGVQDILIAVTDGLKGMPQALEVVFPATTLQTCIVHLIRNSLAYAGWKDRRAIATALRPIYAAVNAQAAQQALDEFAKGAWGLKYPMIVKAWKDAWEQVIPFFVFPPAIRRVIYTTNAIESVNAQLRKIIKTRGHFPTDDAAIKLLWLALRNITVKWGTATHHWTDAMHQFAILYEERFTRIRTNAQWASE, from the coding sequence ATGGCACGCAACCCGAAGTCCACGAGGCAGTCCAGCACGTCTGCGCTACCGGCCAGTGCCGAGCAGTTGCTCGATGAACTTGTAACGGGGCCGATGACAGCCGAGGCGGTCCAGGACACGTTCATGTTGCTGAAGAAGGCGCTGATCGAGCGTGCTCTGGGCGCTGAACTGGGCCGACACCTGGGCTATCCCGCAGGCGGCGAGCGCCCGGAAGACACCACCAACCAGCGCAACGGCAAGAGCAGCAAGACCGTGCTGACCGACGACGGCCCGCTCAAGCTGGATATCCCGCGGGATCGGGATGGCAGTTTTGCCCCAATCCTGATTCCCAAGCACGCACGTCGGTTTACCGGTTTTGATGACAAGATCATCGCGATGTACGCCCGTGGCATGAGCGTGCGCGAGATCCGAGCGTTCCTGGACGAGCAATATGGCACTGACGTGTCGCCGGAGTTCATCAGCTCGGTGACCGATGAGGTCATGGATGAAGTGCAGGCGTGGCAGAACCGCCCTCTGGAACCCATGTTCCCCGTGGTGTTCTTCGACGCGTTGCGGGTCAAGATCCGCGACGAAGGCTTGGTGCAGAACAAGGCGGTTTATCTGGCCTTGGGTGTGCTGCCCGATGGCACGCGTGAGATTCTGGGCCTGTGGGTCGAGACCACCGAGGGCGCGAAGTTCTGGATGCGGGTGTTCAACGACCTCAAGACCCGAGGGGTGCAGGACATCCTGATCGCAGTGACCGATGGTCTGAAAGGGATGCCCCAGGCGCTAGAGGTCGTGTTCCCAGCCACCACGCTACAAACGTGCATCGTGCATCTGATCCGCAATAGCCTGGCCTACGCCGGCTGGAAGGATCGCCGCGCGATCGCCACGGCGCTGCGCCCGATCTACGCTGCCGTTAACGCCCAGGCCGCGCAACAGGCCCTTGATGAGTTTGCCAAAGGCGCTTGGGGCTTGAAGTACCCAATGATCGTCAAAGCCTGGAAAGACGCCTGGGAACAGGTCATCCCCTTCTTCGTGTTTCCACCCGCGATCCGACGTGTGATCTACACGACGAACGCGATAGAGAGCGTGAATGCGCAGCTACGCAAGATCATCAAAACGCGCGGCCACTTCCCTACCGACGACGCGGCGATTAAGCTGCTCTGGTTGGCGCTGCGAAACATTACCGTCAAATGGGGCACGGCCACACACCATTGGACCGACGCGATGCACCAGTTCGCCATCCTCTACGAGGAGCGATTTACCCGCATCCGTACCAACGCCCAGTGGGCCAGCGAGTAA
- a CDS encoding IS481 family transposase produces the protein MPWKESSLMSCRMEFVQLALQPGSNVRELCRRFDISAKTAYKWLGRYERNGQAGLQDLSRRPGNSPGRTCEQIEAQVIDLHKRYPYWGPRKLRALLGPTTAPAPSTISAILRRHGYRVQGEDSNVGLANQRFEHEAPNLLWQMDFKGHFALTDARQGRCHPLTLLDDHSRYALCIQACGDERSKTVQQHLKAVFRRYGLPERITADNGPSWASVRGLGLTGLEVWLMRLGVRISHSRPRHPQTQGKLERLHRTLKRELIQARGFSSLLDCQQAMDQWREQYNHVRPHQALGQMPPLSRYRPSPRRYPASLPPIEYEPGDRVLKVRTKGQIIVNGRVVFVGEGMAGLPVAVRPSSQDGVLDVVFLYKIVQQIDLRARQ, from the coding sequence ATGCCGTGGAAGGAGTCAAGCCTTATGTCCTGCCGAATGGAGTTCGTTCAGCTTGCCCTGCAACCGGGCAGCAATGTGCGGGAGCTTTGCCGGCGTTTCGATATCAGCGCCAAGACCGCCTACAAGTGGTTGGGCCGCTACGAGCGGAACGGCCAGGCTGGGTTGCAAGATCTGTCTCGCAGGCCTGGCAATAGTCCTGGGCGCACGTGTGAGCAAATCGAAGCGCAGGTGATCGACCTGCACAAGCGTTACCCGTACTGGGGGCCTCGCAAGTTGCGGGCGCTGCTTGGGCCGACTACGGCGCCCGCGCCCAGTACCATCTCGGCAATTTTGCGACGACATGGCTATCGGGTCCAAGGCGAGGACTCGAACGTCGGGCTGGCGAACCAGCGCTTTGAGCATGAAGCGCCAAACCTGTTGTGGCAGATGGACTTCAAGGGGCACTTTGCCCTGACCGACGCGCGTCAGGGACGGTGCCATCCGCTGACGCTATTGGACGATCACTCACGCTACGCCCTGTGCATCCAGGCTTGTGGCGATGAGCGCAGCAAAACCGTGCAGCAGCACCTGAAGGCCGTATTTCGCCGTTACGGATTGCCCGAACGGATCACCGCGGATAACGGCCCATCCTGGGCATCGGTGCGCGGCCTGGGGCTGACAGGCCTGGAGGTTTGGCTCATGCGGCTGGGTGTGCGTATCAGCCACAGTCGTCCTCGCCACCCGCAAACCCAGGGCAAGCTAGAACGCCTGCATCGAACGCTCAAGCGCGAGTTGATCCAGGCCCGGGGGTTTAGCAGTCTGCTGGACTGCCAGCAAGCCATGGATCAGTGGCGTGAACAGTACAACCACGTCCGGCCCCACCAGGCGTTGGGGCAGATGCCGCCCCTGTCGAGATATAGACCTAGCCCTCGTCGCTATCCTGCCTCGTTGCCTCCGATCGAATACGAGCCGGGCGATCGAGTGCTCAAGGTCAGGACCAAGGGGCAGATCATTGTGAACGGACGCGTCGTCTTCGTCGGAGAGGGAATGGCGGGTCTGCCGGTCGCGGTCAGACCCTCCTCGCAAGACGGCGTGCTCGATGTCGTCTTCCTGTACAAAATTGTCCAACAGATCGACCTCAGAGCACGCCAATAG
- a CDS encoding REP-associated tyrosine transposase, whose translation MGETRGWPWQEKGADRAQPICRHGTPRAIRTHGIRYACRIHLPIAAHVTPISYASLFTPEAEMTAYRRLYIPGGTYFFTVAVLAREHHDLIPHAAWLKACIRAEQQIAPFAVLAAVLLPDHLHMIWRLPASDTDYSGRWRRIKARFSRALRPYTVRRSIYRKGERGIWQRRFWEHAIRDERELSACIQYIHMNPIKHGYVAAPDAWEHTTFHAWQKRQDDWYSACRHTHSLQPTRAAP comes from the coding sequence ATGGGTGAAACGCGAGGATGGCCGTGGCAAGAAAAAGGCGCGGATCGCGCGCAACCCATCTGCCGCCATGGAACACCGCGCGCCATACGAACGCATGGCATCCGTTATGCGTGCCGAATTCATCTCCCTATCGCGGCGCACGTTACGCCGATTTCCTATGCTTCCCTTTTCACTCCGGAGGCGGAAATGACTGCGTATCGGCGTTTGTATATCCCTGGTGGCACTTACTTCTTCACCGTTGCGGTGCTGGCGCGGGAACATCACGATCTGATCCCTCACGCAGCGTGGCTAAAGGCCTGCATACGGGCGGAACAACAGATCGCGCCGTTCGCGGTGCTGGCGGCGGTATTGTTGCCAGACCATCTGCACATGATCTGGCGGCTGCCCGCAAGCGACACCGACTACTCTGGCCGCTGGCGCAGGATAAAGGCGCGGTTTTCCCGGGCGCTGCGCCCTTACACCGTCCGCCGCAGCATCTACCGGAAAGGCGAACGCGGCATCTGGCAGCGGCGCTTTTGGGAACATGCCATACGCGATGAACGCGAACTGTCCGCCTGCATCCAGTACATCCACATGAATCCCATCAAGCACGGTTATGTTGCCGCGCCCGACGCCTGGGAGCACACGACGTTTCACGCTTGGCAAAAACGGCAAGACGACTGGTACAGCGCTTGTCGGCACACCCATAGCTTGCAACCTACACGGGCCGCGCCCTAG
- a CDS encoding Bug family tripartite tricarboxylate transporter substrate binding protein encodes MKHHLIKTFCAAAMLLAASAVAQAEYPERPITLVVPTAAGGGNDVLARVVGQKVGELLGQTVIVVNKPGAQGAIASDYVARQPADGYTLMLGYIGTHGINPAMQKLNYDPVKDFTPIGMVADSPTIMVVSKRIPVKDVAGLVKYGHEHPDGLNFASAGPGTAPAIAGELFNQATGLAMLDVPYKGSAPALNDTLAGVTQVMFPSLFSVYPHLKSGTIQALAVAGSNRIAALPELPTLAELGVAGVDVPQWYAIFAPAKVEPAVVVKLNKALNQALSDPVVATKIAEQGAEVRHGTSAELGAFVQSEAVRWKQLADKRKLAAR; translated from the coding sequence ATGAAGCATCACCTCATCAAAACGTTTTGCGCCGCCGCCATGCTGCTGGCTGCAAGCGCCGTGGCGCAGGCGGAATATCCCGAACGCCCGATCACCCTGGTCGTGCCCACTGCGGCTGGTGGCGGCAACGACGTGCTGGCGCGCGTGGTGGGCCAGAAGGTTGGCGAACTACTCGGCCAGACCGTCATCGTGGTGAACAAGCCCGGCGCGCAGGGCGCGATTGCGTCCGACTATGTCGCCCGCCAGCCGGCCGACGGCTACACGCTGATGCTGGGCTACATCGGCACGCATGGCATCAACCCCGCCATGCAGAAGCTGAACTACGACCCCGTGAAGGACTTCACGCCCATCGGCATGGTGGCCGATTCGCCCACCATCATGGTCGTGTCCAAGCGCATACCGGTGAAGGACGTGGCTGGCCTGGTGAAGTATGGGCATGAGCACCCCGATGGCCTGAACTTCGCTTCTGCCGGGCCCGGCACTGCGCCGGCAATCGCGGGCGAGCTTTTCAACCAGGCCACCGGTCTCGCCATGTTGGACGTGCCCTACAAAGGTTCCGCTCCGGCGCTGAACGACACCTTGGCCGGCGTAACGCAGGTGATGTTTCCCAGCTTGTTCAGCGTGTACCCCCACCTGAAGTCAGGCACGATCCAGGCGCTGGCGGTAGCAGGGTCAAACCGTATCGCGGCGCTGCCGGAGTTGCCGACCTTGGCGGAATTGGGCGTGGCGGGCGTGGACGTGCCGCAGTGGTACGCCATCTTCGCCCCAGCCAAGGTCGAGCCGGCGGTTGTGGTCAAGCTGAACAAGGCGCTGAATCAAGCTTTGTCGGACCCGGTTGTCGCAACGAAGATTGCCGAACAAGGCGCGGAAGTTCGCCACGGTACGTCCGCTGAATTGGGAGCCTTCGTGCAAAGCGAAGCGGTGCGGTGGAAGCAATTGGCGGACAAGCGAAAGTTGGCGGCGCGGTAG
- a CDS encoding 4-oxalomesaconate tautomerase: METVIPCVLMRGGTSRGPFFLGDWLPADPLQRDRLLLTAMGSPHALQVDGLGGGNTLTSKVAIVSRSTRPDCDIDYLFAQVSVDRAMVDTRPNCGNMLSGAAPFAIDEGLVAPCNGVTSVRVHNVNTGAVIEAVVQTPGGHLTYEGDARIDGVPGTAAPVRLNFLEAWGAITGKLFPTGQRRECVDGVAVTLIDAAMPMVLMRAQDFGLRGDETSAQLDGNSGLLERMERIRLEAGRRMGLGDVSQSVIPKPVLVAPCERAGALALRSRYFTPHACHRAHAATGAVGVASAFLMPGTVAHACGGPPVVGGYRTVRIEHPSGGMDIDVDLDTVSGEVRAAGLVRTARKIMKGLLYVPGHYVLAGDEPMRAVA; encoded by the coding sequence ATGGAAACCGTAATCCCTTGCGTACTGATGCGCGGCGGCACGTCGCGCGGCCCCTTTTTTCTGGGCGATTGGCTGCCGGCCGACCCGCTGCAGCGCGACCGCCTGCTGCTGACCGCCATGGGTTCGCCCCATGCGCTACAGGTTGACGGCTTGGGCGGCGGCAACACACTGACCAGCAAAGTCGCCATCGTGTCGCGCTCGACCCGGCCCGACTGCGATATCGACTACCTGTTCGCGCAGGTGTCGGTGGACCGCGCCATGGTCGACACCCGGCCCAACTGCGGCAACATGCTGTCGGGTGCCGCACCGTTTGCCATCGACGAAGGCTTGGTGGCTCCGTGCAATGGCGTCACCTCGGTGCGGGTGCACAACGTCAACACCGGCGCGGTGATCGAAGCCGTGGTGCAGACGCCGGGCGGCCACCTGACCTATGAAGGCGATGCGCGCATCGATGGCGTGCCGGGCACGGCGGCACCGGTGCGGTTGAACTTTCTGGAGGCGTGGGGCGCCATCACCGGCAAGCTGTTTCCCACCGGGCAGCGGCGGGAATGTGTTGACGGGGTAGCGGTGACGCTGATCGACGCCGCCATGCCGATGGTATTGATGCGCGCCCAGGACTTCGGCCTGCGCGGCGATGAAACGTCCGCGCAACTGGATGGCAATTCCGGCTTGCTTGAGCGCATGGAACGTATACGGCTGGAAGCGGGGCGTCGCATGGGGTTGGGTGACGTGTCGCAGAGCGTCATACCCAAACCGGTGCTGGTGGCGCCATGCGAACGCGCGGGCGCCTTGGCGCTGCGTTCACGCTATTTCACTCCCCATGCCTGCCATCGTGCCCACGCGGCTACGGGTGCAGTGGGCGTGGCCAGCGCGTTTCTGATGCCGGGCACCGTGGCGCATGCTTGCGGCGGGCCGCCCGTGGTGGGGGGCTATCGCACCGTGCGCATTGAACATCCGTCCGGAGGCATGGACATCGATGTCGATCTGGACACGGTCAGTGGCGAGGTGCGCGCCGCGGGCTTGGTACGGACGGCACGCAAGATCATGAAGGGGCTGCTGTATGTGCCTGGCCATTATGTGTTGGCGGGCGATGAACCGATGCGGGCGGTTGCGTAA
- a CDS encoding LysR family transcriptional regulator, which produces MARINFDLQELQAFVAVAERASFRAAADDLHLSQPALSRRIDKLESILGARLLERTTRRVALTQVGRVFLERARSAIDELESAVLSIGDLAAQRGGLVTVACVPSVAYYFLPSVIRDYTERFPRIRVRIIDETANTVLNSVVTGRADFGISFFGTQEPDVDFKAVLREDFVLAVRRDHPLAGRRSVSWEALSQERFMTVAKESGNRLLIDDALAKSGKRTVSAFEVSHVMTLLGLVEAGLGVAAVPQLAMPLAGHATLTSVKLEHPRVTRTLGLIARRGRPLAPAAQQLYNLIHQAGKTAKRKTPSAASLTQP; this is translated from the coding sequence ATGGCACGCATCAATTTCGATTTGCAGGAATTGCAGGCCTTCGTGGCGGTAGCCGAACGCGCCAGCTTTCGCGCGGCGGCCGACGACCTGCACTTGTCGCAGCCCGCGCTCAGCCGGCGCATCGACAAGCTGGAAAGCATCCTGGGCGCGCGCCTGCTCGAACGCACCACGCGGCGCGTAGCCTTGACGCAGGTGGGGCGCGTGTTCCTGGAGCGCGCCCGCAGCGCCATCGACGAACTGGAAAGCGCCGTGCTCAGCATCGGCGACCTGGCCGCGCAGCGGGGCGGGCTGGTGACGGTAGCCTGTGTGCCGTCCGTGGCCTATTACTTCCTGCCGTCCGTCATCCGCGACTACACCGAGCGCTTTCCGCGCATCCGCGTACGCATCATCGATGAAACCGCCAACACGGTGCTCAATAGCGTAGTGACGGGCCGCGCCGATTTCGGCATCAGTTTTTTCGGCACCCAGGAACCAGATGTGGATTTCAAGGCGGTGCTGCGGGAAGACTTCGTATTGGCGGTGCGCCGCGACCACCCGCTGGCTGGCCGGCGCAGCGTGTCCTGGGAAGCGCTGTCGCAGGAACGCTTCATGACGGTGGCCAAGGAAAGCGGCAACCGCCTGTTGATTGACGACGCGCTGGCAAAGAGCGGCAAGCGCACCGTCAGCGCGTTTGAAGTCAGCCACGTGATGACCTTGCTGGGCCTGGTGGAAGCGGGCCTGGGCGTGGCCGCCGTGCCGCAATTGGCCATGCCGCTGGCGGGCCACGCCACGCTGACGAGCGTCAAGCTGGAACATCCGCGCGTGACGCGCACGCTGGGCTTGATCGCCCGCCGCGGCCGCCCCCTGGCGCCCGCCGCGCAACAGCTTTATAACTTGATCCATCAGGCTGGCAAGACGGCTAAACGCAAAACGCCATCCGCAGCATCCCTTACGCAGCCGTAA
- a CDS encoding GNAT family N-acetyltransferase gives MTHSPTPEHSLALQPATEEDLPFLLALRKATMQEHMERAGVPATDADHLARIQYHFDDAQIVWVDGRPAGLFKHYRDTDGWHILQIQIAPDFQGMGLGRRLIEPVLDRADAEGAPVTLSVLKGNPAQRLYAALGFTPVKETELEFEMRYEPGAVRPAG, from the coding sequence ATGACGCATTCCCCTACCCCGGAGCATTCCCTGGCCCTGCAACCCGCCACCGAAGAAGATCTGCCCTTTTTGCTGGCGTTGCGCAAAGCCACCATGCAGGAACATATGGAACGCGCCGGCGTGCCCGCGACTGACGCGGACCATCTGGCCCGCATCCAGTACCACTTCGACGACGCGCAGATCGTGTGGGTGGATGGCCGCCCCGCCGGCCTGTTCAAGCATTACCGCGATACGGACGGGTGGCACATTCTGCAGATACAGATCGCACCGGATTTCCAAGGCATGGGCCTGGGCCGCCGCCTGATCGAGCCCGTGCTGGACCGGGCAGACGCGGAAGGCGCGCCCGTCACCCTGAGCGTGTTGAAAGGCAACCCCGCCCAGCGGCTCTATGCGGCACTGGGCTTCACCCCCGTCAAGGAGACCGAGCTGGAATTTGAAATGCGTTACGAACCCGGCGCCGTCCGACCGGCCGGCTGA
- a CDS encoding COG4315 family predicted lipoprotein gives MRKHIAAALVLGSAALFSAGAHAQAVKTQDGILVNSAGMTLYTFDKDAGGKSACNDGCAKIWPPVTAPADAKPMGDLTVITRDDGSKQWAHKGKPVYLYVKDTKPGDKTGDNFKEVWHVIKP, from the coding sequence ATGCGCAAACACATCGCCGCCGCCCTGGTCCTGGGCTCCGCCGCCCTGTTCTCGGCCGGCGCCCACGCCCAAGCCGTCAAGACGCAGGACGGCATCCTGGTCAACAGCGCGGGCATGACGCTGTACACCTTCGACAAAGACGCCGGCGGCAAAAGCGCCTGCAACGACGGGTGCGCCAAGATCTGGCCGCCGGTCACCGCCCCCGCCGACGCCAAGCCCATGGGCGACCTGACGGTCATCACCCGCGACGACGGCTCCAAGCAATGGGCCCATAAAGGCAAGCCCGTCTACCTGTACGTGAAGGACACCAAGCCGGGCGACAAGACCGGCGACAACTTCAAGGAAGTCTGGCACGTCATCAAGCCCTGA
- a CDS encoding RNA polymerase sigma factor — protein sequence MRADDEALILACIPSLRRYARGLTGDPHRADDLVQDTLERAWSRYSRWQKRGELRAWMFGIMHNHFIDGVRANNRRADQTAPGDLPDMPVRATQTDQLEVRDLDRCLQALPPEQREVLLLICVEDLSYQDTARVLDVPIGTVMSRLSRAREKLGALMRGHDSVSRLHRVK from the coding sequence ATGCGCGCCGACGACGAGGCCCTGATTCTGGCATGCATCCCCAGCCTGCGGCGATACGCCCGCGGGCTGACGGGTGACCCGCATCGGGCCGATGATCTGGTTCAGGACACGTTGGAGCGCGCCTGGAGCCGCTATTCGCGATGGCAAAAGCGCGGCGAGCTGCGGGCCTGGATGTTCGGCATCATGCACAACCATTTCATCGACGGCGTGCGCGCCAACAACCGGCGGGCGGATCAGACTGCCCCGGGCGATCTGCCCGACATGCCGGTGCGCGCCACGCAGACTGATCAGTTGGAAGTGCGGGATTTGGACCGCTGCCTGCAAGCCCTGCCGCCCGAACAGCGTGAAGTGCTGTTGCTGATCTGCGTGGAAGACCTGTCCTACCAGGACACCGCGCGCGTGCTGGACGTGCCCATCGGCACGGTCATGTCCCGACTGTCGCGCGCCCGTGAGAAGTTGGGTGCGCTGATGCGCGGACACGACTCGGTCAGCCGCCTGCATCGCGTGAAATGA
- a CDS encoding anti-sigma factor family protein yields MNEKSLHPVPSSGSPITEADLHAYADGQLAPARHAEVDAFLASHPQDQTRVADWQAQRRALHALLDPVLDEPLPLRLPLKAPSRQLPWRALAASVAIAAVSAGAAWTVRGAMDARHLQTVLATAGPDPAAGGYAQRAAIAHAVYAPDMGRPVEVSADNEKGLVTWLTKRMGAPVRAPSLSQVGYELVGGRLLPGGSGPVAQFMYGAADGQRLTLYVTREAAGGQTAFQFTQEGSVRVFYWVEGQFGYALSGAVSRDELQRVSQEVYKQLQG; encoded by the coding sequence ATGAACGAAAAATCCCTCCATCCGGTTCCCAGCTCGGGCAGCCCCATTACCGAAGCCGATCTGCATGCCTATGCGGACGGCCAGTTGGCCCCTGCCCGCCATGCCGAGGTCGACGCCTTTCTTGCCTCGCATCCGCAGGATCAGACCCGTGTGGCGGACTGGCAGGCGCAACGCCGTGCGTTGCATGCGCTGCTGGACCCGGTATTGGATGAACCTTTGCCATTGCGGCTGCCCTTGAAGGCGCCGTCGCGACAGTTGCCGTGGCGTGCGCTGGCCGCCAGCGTGGCGATCGCGGCGGTCAGCGCGGGCGCGGCGTGGACGGTACGCGGCGCGATGGATGCGCGCCATCTGCAAACCGTGCTGGCCACCGCCGGCCCGGACCCAGCGGCGGGCGGTTACGCCCAACGCGCCGCCATCGCGCATGCGGTGTATGCACCCGACATGGGCCGCCCGGTGGAAGTGAGCGCCGACAATGAAAAGGGCTTGGTGACGTGGTTGACCAAGCGCATGGGCGCCCCGGTGCGCGCGCCATCACTATCGCAAGTGGGTTATGAATTGGTGGGTGGCCGTTTGTTGCCGGGCGGTTCGGGACCGGTGGCACAGTTCATGTACGGCGCGGCCGATGGACAAAGGCTGACGTTGTACGTCACCCGCGAAGCCGCGGGCGGCCAGACCGCGTTTCAGTTCACGCAGGAAGGGTCGGTACGGGTGTTCTATTGGGTGGAAGGCCAGTTCGGCTACGCCCTTTCCGGCGCCGTCAGCCGCGATGAACTGCAACGAGTATCGCAAGAGGTTTATAAGCAGTTGCAGGGGTAG